The Capra hircus breed San Clemente chromosome 25, ASM170441v1, whole genome shotgun sequence genome has a window encoding:
- the LOC102175356 gene encoding speedy protein E4-like: MVEVGSSISRNILPSQFILSLKKGHHACFEDQRPQSSSLGLPMVMFVSEESPGPSALWASSGSLPWRPGYKRKWSAAFGAEVEDEAQDSWIVKSLSGLRMKLKKQPVFLVLPEHHMVFNKMLEDRVIKRFLAWDRNLKVSDKYLLAMVIAYFSRAGLFSWQYRRIHFFIALYLASKLEEDNQAPKQIIFSFLYGRNHSQRHLFHKLLFQFICSMNWKMRVTQEECEKIQAFHPRLWVWDRDRALLP; encoded by the exons ATGGTCGAGGTGGGCAGCAGCATCTCCCGGAACATCCTCCCCTCCCAGTTCATCCTCAGCTTGAAGAAGGGACACCACGCTTGC TTTGAGGACCAGAGACCCCAGTCCAGCTCTTTGGGGCTCCCCATGGTGATGTTTGTCAGTGAAGAAAGCCCAGGACCCTCAG ccCTCTGGGCCAGCTCCGGGTCCCTGCCTTGGCGCCCTGGCTATAAGAGGAAGTGGTCAGCGGCATTTGGAGCAGAGGTGGAGGACGAGGCCCAGGACAGCTGGATCGTGAAGTCGCTGAGTGGGCTCAGGATGAAGTTGAAGAAACAGCCGGTGTTTTTGGTGCTGCCTGAACACCACATGGTCTTCAACAAGATGCTTG AGGATCGTGTCATTAAGAGATTCCTGGCCTGGGACAGAAACCTGAAGGTATCTGACAAG TATCTCCTGGCGATGGTGATCGCTTATTTCAGCCGAGCCGGCCTCTTCTCCTGGCAATACCGGAGGATCCATTTCTTCATAGCTCT CTACCTGGCCAGTAAGCTGGAGGAGGACAACCAGGCCCCCAAACAGATCATCTTTTCGTTCCTCTATGGAAGGAACCACTCCCAGCGTCACTTGTTCCACAAACTGCTTTTCCAATTCATCTGTTCCATGAACTGGAAGATGAGGGTCACACAGGAAGAGTGTGAGAAG ATCCAAGCTTTTCACCCGAGGCTCTGGGTGTGGGATCGAGATCGTGCCCTCTTGCCCTAG
- the RBAK gene encoding RB-associated KRAB zinc finger protein isoform X2 has translation MNESQGSVSFRDVAVDFTQEEWQQLDPEEKMTYRDVMLENYSHLVSVGYDSTKPNVIIKLEQGEEPWVVDSKFLQQQHSEKVWKVGDLIERIQENEDECSRQAVSISSRTLTKEREDAFDKTYNMETSLAPLNLMSYNCVSCGKTLESTSELIISDGSYARKKPDECNECGKTYGEKLYEFHQNGEACSQNEESIQKISILEKPFEYNGCTEALDNEAVFITHKSTYMGDKCYEWNDSRPDFIQMSNFNIYQRSQMDLKPFECSECGKSFCKKSKFIIHQRAHTGEKPYACNVCGKSFSQKGTLTVHRRSHLEEKPYKCNECGKTFCQKLHLTQHLRTHSGEKPYECNECGKTFCQKTHLTLHQRNHSGERPYPCSECGKSFSRKSALSDHQRTHTGEKLYKCNECGKSYYRKSTLITHQRTHTGEKPYQCSECGKFFSRVSYLTIHYRSHLEEKPYECNECGKTFNLNSAFIRHRKVHTDEKPHECSECGKLSHLTSLHTTHLGEKPYECSECGKTFLENSAFDGHQPLPTGEKSYECNICGKVFSELSYYTIHYRSHSEEKPYGCNECGKTFSHNSSLFRHQRVHTGEKPYECYECGKFFSQKSYLTIHHRIHSGEKPYECSKCGKVFSRMSNLTVHYRSHSGEKPYECNECGKVFSQKSYLTVHYRTHSGEKPYECSECGKKFHHRSAFNSHQRIHRRGTLNVLDMGSLL, from the exons ATGAATGAATCCCAG GGGTCAGTATCGTTCAGGGATGTGGCTGTGGACTTCACCCAGGAGGAGTGGCAGCAGTTGGACCCTGAGGAGAAGATGACCTACAGGGACGTGATGCTGGAGAACTACAGCCACCTTGTCTCCGTGG GTTATGACAGCACCAAACCCAACGTGATCATCAAGTTGGAGCAAGGAGAAGAGCCATGGGTAGTAGACAGCAAGTTCCTACAGCAGCAGCATTCAG aaaaagtcTGGAAAGTTGGTGACCTGATAGAGAGAAtccaagaaaatgaagatgaatgTTCAAGGCAAGCTGTTTCTATCAGCAGCAGAACCCTGACCAAGGAGAGAGAGGATGCGTTTGATAAAACATATAACATGGAAACAAGTCTTGCTCCTTTAAATCTAATGTCTTATAATTGTGTCTCATGTGGGAAGACTTTGGAATCTACTTCAGAATTAATTATTAGTGATGGAAGCTATGCAAGAAAGAAACCGGATGAGTGTAATGAATGTGGGAAAACGTATGGAGAGAAACTGTATGAATTTCATCAAAATGGGGAAGCCTGTTctcaaaatgaagaaagtatTCAGAAAATTAGTATTTTGGAGAAACCCTTTGAATATAATGGATGCACAGAAGCCTTAGACAATGAAGCTGTTTTCATTACTCATAAGAGCACTTACATGGGGGACAAGTGCTATGAGTGGAATGATTCTAGACCTGACTTCATCCAGATgtcaaattttaatatataccAGAGATCGCAGATGGACTTGAAGCCCTTTGAATGCAGTGAATGTGGAAAATCCTTCTGCAAAAAGTCAAAATTCATTATACATCAGAGGgctcacacaggagagaaaccttatgCATGTAACGTATGTGGGAAATCCTTCAGCCAAAAAGGAACCCTCACCGTGCATCGGAGATCACATTTAGAGGAGAAACCGTATAAATGCAATGAGTGTGGGAAAACCTTCTGTCAAAAGTTGCACCTCACACAACACCTGAGGACTCATTCAGGAGAGAAGCCCTATGAATGTAATGAGTGTGGGAAAACCTTCTGCCAAAAGACACATCTCACCCTACACCAGAGAAACCATTCAGGAGAAAGACCCTATCCATGTAGTGAATGCGGAAAATCCTTCTCCCGCAAGTCAGCTCTTAGCGACCACCAGAGAACCCACACAGGAGAGAAGCTTTACAAATGCAATGAATGTGGGAAATCCTACTACCGGAAATCCACACTCATCACACACCAGAGAACACACACAGGAGAGAAGCCCTACCAGTGCAGTGAGTGTGGGAAGTTTTTCTCTCGGGTATCATACCTCACTATCCATTACAGGAGTCACTTAGAAGAGAAGCCCTATGAATGTAATGAATGCGGGAAAACCTTCAACCTCAACTCAGCCTTTATCAGACATAGGAAAGTACACACAGATGAGAAGCCCCATGAATGCAGTGAGTGCGGGAAGCTCTCACACCTCACCAGCCTTCACACAACTCATCTAGGAGAGAAGCCCTATGAATGTAGTGAGTGTGGGAAAACCTTCCTTGAAAACTCAGCTTTCGATGGGCATCAGCCGCTTCCCACAGGGGAGAAGTCGTATGAATGTAACATATGTGGGAAGGTGTTCTCTGAGCTGTCGTACTATACCATACATTACAGGAGTCATTCAGAAGAGAAACCCTACGGGTGTAACGAGTGTGGGAAAACCTTCTCCCATAATTCGTCCCTCTTCCGACACCAGAGAGTCCACACAGGAGAGAAGCCTTACGAGTGTTACGAGTGTGGGAAGTTCTTCTCTCAGAAGTCTTATCTAACAATACATCACAGGATCCACTCgggagagaaaccctatgaatgtagcAAGTGCGGGAAAGTCTTCTCTCGGATGTCAAACCTCACTGTGCACTACAGAAGCCATTCGGGAGAGAAGCCCTAcgaatgtaatgaatgtgggaaagTCTTCTCTCAGAAGTCATACCTCACTGTGCATTACAGGACTCATTCAGGAGAGAAGCCGTATGAATGTAGTGAGTGTGGGAAAAAATTCCACCACAGGTCGGCCTTCAACAGCCATCAGAGAATTCACAGGAGAGGGACCTTGAATGTACTTGACATGGGAAGTCTCCTCTGA
- the RBAK gene encoding RB-associated KRAB zinc finger protein isoform X1, producing the protein MRLSVFTVTFPSELGSSCPCVSGSCHPVPIMVPLQGSVSFRDVAVDFTQEEWQQLDPEEKMTYRDVMLENYSHLVSVGYDSTKPNVIIKLEQGEEPWVVDSKFLQQQHSEKVWKVGDLIERIQENEDECSRQAVSISSRTLTKEREDAFDKTYNMETSLAPLNLMSYNCVSCGKTLESTSELIISDGSYARKKPDECNECGKTYGEKLYEFHQNGEACSQNEESIQKISILEKPFEYNGCTEALDNEAVFITHKSTYMGDKCYEWNDSRPDFIQMSNFNIYQRSQMDLKPFECSECGKSFCKKSKFIIHQRAHTGEKPYACNVCGKSFSQKGTLTVHRRSHLEEKPYKCNECGKTFCQKLHLTQHLRTHSGEKPYECNECGKTFCQKTHLTLHQRNHSGERPYPCSECGKSFSRKSALSDHQRTHTGEKLYKCNECGKSYYRKSTLITHQRTHTGEKPYQCSECGKFFSRVSYLTIHYRSHLEEKPYECNECGKTFNLNSAFIRHRKVHTDEKPHECSECGKLSHLTSLHTTHLGEKPYECSECGKTFLENSAFDGHQPLPTGEKSYECNICGKVFSELSYYTIHYRSHSEEKPYGCNECGKTFSHNSSLFRHQRVHTGEKPYECYECGKFFSQKSYLTIHHRIHSGEKPYECSKCGKVFSRMSNLTVHYRSHSGEKPYECNECGKVFSQKSYLTVHYRTHSGEKPYECSECGKKFHHRSAFNSHQRIHRRGTLNVLDMGSLL; encoded by the exons ATGAGGCTTTCAGTCTTCACAGTTACTTTTCCCAGTGAGCTGGGGAGCTCCTGTCCTTGTGTGTCAGGTTCATGTCACCCAGTTCCCATCATGGTGCCATTACAGGGGTCAGTATCGTTCAGGGATGTGGCTGTGGACTTCACCCAGGAGGAGTGGCAGCAGTTGGACCCTGAGGAGAAGATGACCTACAGGGACGTGATGCTGGAGAACTACAGCCACCTTGTCTCCGTGG GTTATGACAGCACCAAACCCAACGTGATCATCAAGTTGGAGCAAGGAGAAGAGCCATGGGTAGTAGACAGCAAGTTCCTACAGCAGCAGCATTCAG aaaaagtcTGGAAAGTTGGTGACCTGATAGAGAGAAtccaagaaaatgaagatgaatgTTCAAGGCAAGCTGTTTCTATCAGCAGCAGAACCCTGACCAAGGAGAGAGAGGATGCGTTTGATAAAACATATAACATGGAAACAAGTCTTGCTCCTTTAAATCTAATGTCTTATAATTGTGTCTCATGTGGGAAGACTTTGGAATCTACTTCAGAATTAATTATTAGTGATGGAAGCTATGCAAGAAAGAAACCGGATGAGTGTAATGAATGTGGGAAAACGTATGGAGAGAAACTGTATGAATTTCATCAAAATGGGGAAGCCTGTTctcaaaatgaagaaagtatTCAGAAAATTAGTATTTTGGAGAAACCCTTTGAATATAATGGATGCACAGAAGCCTTAGACAATGAAGCTGTTTTCATTACTCATAAGAGCACTTACATGGGGGACAAGTGCTATGAGTGGAATGATTCTAGACCTGACTTCATCCAGATgtcaaattttaatatataccAGAGATCGCAGATGGACTTGAAGCCCTTTGAATGCAGTGAATGTGGAAAATCCTTCTGCAAAAAGTCAAAATTCATTATACATCAGAGGgctcacacaggagagaaaccttatgCATGTAACGTATGTGGGAAATCCTTCAGCCAAAAAGGAACCCTCACCGTGCATCGGAGATCACATTTAGAGGAGAAACCGTATAAATGCAATGAGTGTGGGAAAACCTTCTGTCAAAAGTTGCACCTCACACAACACCTGAGGACTCATTCAGGAGAGAAGCCCTATGAATGTAATGAGTGTGGGAAAACCTTCTGCCAAAAGACACATCTCACCCTACACCAGAGAAACCATTCAGGAGAAAGACCCTATCCATGTAGTGAATGCGGAAAATCCTTCTCCCGCAAGTCAGCTCTTAGCGACCACCAGAGAACCCACACAGGAGAGAAGCTTTACAAATGCAATGAATGTGGGAAATCCTACTACCGGAAATCCACACTCATCACACACCAGAGAACACACACAGGAGAGAAGCCCTACCAGTGCAGTGAGTGTGGGAAGTTTTTCTCTCGGGTATCATACCTCACTATCCATTACAGGAGTCACTTAGAAGAGAAGCCCTATGAATGTAATGAATGCGGGAAAACCTTCAACCTCAACTCAGCCTTTATCAGACATAGGAAAGTACACACAGATGAGAAGCCCCATGAATGCAGTGAGTGCGGGAAGCTCTCACACCTCACCAGCCTTCACACAACTCATCTAGGAGAGAAGCCCTATGAATGTAGTGAGTGTGGGAAAACCTTCCTTGAAAACTCAGCTTTCGATGGGCATCAGCCGCTTCCCACAGGGGAGAAGTCGTATGAATGTAACATATGTGGGAAGGTGTTCTCTGAGCTGTCGTACTATACCATACATTACAGGAGTCATTCAGAAGAGAAACCCTACGGGTGTAACGAGTGTGGGAAAACCTTCTCCCATAATTCGTCCCTCTTCCGACACCAGAGAGTCCACACAGGAGAGAAGCCTTACGAGTGTTACGAGTGTGGGAAGTTCTTCTCTCAGAAGTCTTATCTAACAATACATCACAGGATCCACTCgggagagaaaccctatgaatgtagcAAGTGCGGGAAAGTCTTCTCTCGGATGTCAAACCTCACTGTGCACTACAGAAGCCATTCGGGAGAGAAGCCCTAcgaatgtaatgaatgtgggaaagTCTTCTCTCAGAAGTCATACCTCACTGTGCATTACAGGACTCATTCAGGAGAGAAGCCGTATGAATGTAGTGAGTGTGGGAAAAAATTCCACCACAGGTCGGCCTTCAACAGCCATCAGAGAATTCACAGGAGAGGGACCTTGAATGTACTTGACATGGGAAGTCTCCTCTGA
- the LOC108633864 gene encoding proline-rich protein 2-like, translating into MEGGVDAVRPGQAWGPHCPRTPRTHRPRGSPIPGWEQPALPSSPAPRPPQSGQISVALSWGPERAPQALLSEGRRINSRLETADAPPTSSGLADRPRAPQAPAGGYCSGALLSPSPSSPPPEAAGGEEMALGLWDELPSGQRPSQGFTVQCAADDRARAPPLLSRRRHLSCLSDPTRGLRGSSLRVSAPASARPARTLARTARAPWTPARPDGVPAPQAPECPPAGGQSLGTRVSGDPGSDRKRQRRRGGTRARTRTPDERWRTPEVRLPKPASGNRANTGTLFPRSLHAPEVKGTS; encoded by the coding sequence atggagggaggggtggaCGCGGTACGTCCGGGCCAAGCCTGGGGCCCCCACTGCCCCAGGACACCCAGAACTCACAGGCCCCGGGGAAGCCCAATCCCCGGCTGGGAGCAGCCGGCCCTACCCTCTAGCCCGGCCCCTAGACCTCCGCAAAGCGGTCAAATCTCAGTCGCTCTCTCGTGGGGTCCGGAGCGGGCTCCCCAAGCCCTGCTCTCCGAGGGACGCAGGATCAACAGCCGCCTGGAGACCGCAGACGCACCACCTACCTCGTCGGGACTCGCTGACCGGCCCCGGGCTCCCCAGGCTCCAGCTGGGGGCTACTGCTCCGGCGCGCTCCTCTCCCCGAGTCCTTCCTCTCCGCCTCCCGAGGCCGCTGGGGGAGAGGAGATGGCTTTGGGCCTATGGGACGAGCTCCCCTCAGGCCAACGTCCCTCCCAGGGCTTCACAGTTCAGTGCGCAGCAGACGATCGGGCCCGAGCCCCGCCGCTCCTTAGCCGCCGCcgccacctgtcctgcctctccGACCCAACCCGAGGGCTCCGGGGCTCGAGCTTGAGGGTCTCAGCTCCAGCCTCCGCCCGGCCCGCGAGAACGCTCGCGCGCACAGCCCGCGCCCCCTGGACGCCGGCCCGGCCGGACGGCGTTCCAGCCCCGCAGGCCCCGGAATGCCCGCCTGCCGGAGGCCAGAGCCTGGGAACGAGGGTGAGTGGTGACCCGGGCAGCGACAGGAAGCGACAGAGGCGCCGAGGCGGTACGCGTGCGCGAACACGCACACCGGACGAGCGCTGGAGGACGCCGGAAGTCCGCCTGCCAAAGCCCGCCTCCGGGAACCGGGCAAATACCGGGACTCTATTTCCCAGAAGTCTCCACGCCCCGGAAGTTAAGGGAACGTCTTAA